Below is a window of Quercus robur chromosome 6, dhQueRobu3.1, whole genome shotgun sequence DNA.
agagagtgggcttgaaaggccagcgttgggtcaCAGGGCGACATTTTGGGCCGGACTACAGGTGAACCCATATGAgatagagctttgggctggatattcaggcccttcaatcttgtatctaggaggatttggctcctcggatcatgtccgaggagcgttGGTGCtgtctccggttacccgtcggaggGTTTTTATGTGATGTCCGGCATATATTATCCAGAccttctctttcatcaagtctttctccagaagctagatgggagcccccccttttggtcacataacattctcttttatactcgcctacgttcgttgtccttcgtccacgtgtagggtcgatctttccagggcagatatctgtcccatcagtttaatcccaaaattgctggagatgatccataaagcctaagatcccggctctgctaggggcagtgtcatgtcagggaagggtattaaagacaacttccccaggatattttctgatctttctagtttactcgtgttccattcctatccctgagattttggacctgccgaggacgaaaccgtcctcggctgtgtcttcgggccactttttacgtttcctagtttcgagtttgggccctggcctccttcagttttaggaccggtgggcttcccataagcgtgtgggccggacccataaactattggaccccacagtactatatttaaaaatttcatcttttacttttttcattctttcttcttcttctattatttttatttttatttatttttttacacttttgTACGAAAAAGAAGTAACTTCTGCCTGGAATCCATCAAAtcgaaaatttcttagagaaaaaagaaaatcgagcttgaaattcaaagatagaattgggattttggtagaaaggaataaaataattaCCGCTGAAAATTTGTTCTCCTTTGCAAGTTAGAGCTATTGATCGATCagtgaagtaaaaaaaaaatctaatcagagAATTGTGTTACAGAGgggaagagaaacatggagaaaagagataagagagagatctatgggaAGAGGAGAGACTAGAGTTGGTGACGGTGAGggtgtgaggagagaaaaagcaaaggggagagaaaaaaagtgagaaaacttaCCACGAGAAAGAGAAGGCGCCAAAAAATGATGTTTCCCATGGCTATAGacaaagataatatttataggagatgcaatgcatgaaagaaagattgttttccaaaaaaattttttggaaaatagcctataaaaaataagccttatttttattagagttttccgttgaccaaagataattttccattgaccaggttttttttgtgctaccaaacactggaaaatgtggaaaactatctttacagaaggttttccagcaaaacaaacagagcgtaaagCGTAGTTGAGTTTAATTGAGTTGTATTATAAGAGCACTTTTGTGATGAGATTGTTTGTGACAAGATTGATCAAGAAAAACTTATGAAGATTTGACCACGCATATCCCAAACCACACATGCAACAGTTATATTGATACATTAAGTAACTAATACTTGTTTGTAGTGGGTTCTTGTTGAAGAAACAACCTTCATGATCAAGAGTCAAGATCTGGAGTGTTCATGTTGATGAGGCAAGGAGCATGGTGGTGAGATTGGAATTAAGAGAAAGACAATAGAATTGATtttgggaagagagagagagagagagagagagagagagagagagagaacgtagaccttttttgggtttagagataggtctagaatgttataaataagggataataaatgagatcCTAATCAGAATACCAACATTAATgagtatctttttatttatttttatttatttttttactgttGGATTTACTTAaatctaatggttaaaaaaatgtgtaactttttagagttacaccaagtttaacttgaacccatctcattaTTGGagttgaattttgacaaatccaccattggattacatcttccttttatatcctccatgcttgtaaaatttctaaaaaattaaagatcaatagctatttcattaataaattttataaatttcaagtttttgtagtttaaaattacacataaaatataagcttatagatcatattgtaaataatatttgatttacacaaaatttgatatatgtattaagagcgtaaaaaacatgcaatttaacggttagattttcaaaatatgcagtaatgtttattttattgagaaatgtagtagtcttaggctacaattaattttgtagctaaactttgtctatatatatatggtttagaatttaattggttttaaactctttggtttttgcacccaataattcacttgccataaaaattaaaaacttaaatggaTACATGGCGAaaaattggattccaattgaaatcaaatttaaaatttaaattggatttggactcttcgatttatacactcaataattcacttgacacaaaattaaaaactaaatgggacatgtggtgcaaaattgagaattcaattaaaatctaattgaattttctataagttttggctattaatattatatatatattagttcatttcgaataaaaaattatttttatggttcatGTATTATACTTACTGGTATGTAACCAGTGCTTACGCACGGGTATGATGAATTGCAGTGGTGCTATTGATATTAGCTTGGGTTTTAAAACATATAGGATATTAGTTCAATCAGGATATTTGGAtgtactaaaatagttttttcttataattttcatgatattggttacatcaagtttctcattacactgctattatgtatataatttttaaaatcactATTGGATATTACATATACAACATTAATTCACAATCATTGTCCGTGATATTCTactaattataaataaatacaacaccaaataaaagaataaattggtcTAATAGTATCTTCTAAATTGAATGGGGATAGGTGCATGGGATCGTTCAGCTCAATTACAATTTGTTATGTTTAAGATCCTGGCATACAAAATATCTGAAtagaaatagtataaaaaatatgctcactagtttagagaaaaataatagaaaaaatataaacaatttaatttgtatggaaagctaacaaaagcaaaattcaattttgaatctaattaaattttctctaagcattggtgtgtgtgtgtgtatatatattagttagTAATGGATAGTATATAGTCATGGTATATACatatgattaggtttttttactgtttatttatattgaactcCTCGTTTTCTATATTGAATCAACTTACttagcataaaaatttaaaaacttagattagatgagacatctggcgcaaaattagactctaattgaattctaatttgaaatataattggATTTTCCCTCAGctttacatacatatatatatatatatatagagagagagagagagagagagagagagagattatgtgttataatatttgagaaattaattttaattatattacatgtcattaattaaatttgggAAATTAAGGGTGATTATAGAATACCTCGGAAGAACTATAAATTAAATGCATACTATCTCCTTTTACATAATACtgagtctcactaattaaattcataatgtgacccacaattcatgtgagatgttgaagtatgcatttatggtattcctaaagtattctataatttttcGAAAggtaattataattatatattatgtgTTGTTAAATGAGTTATAAAATGTAACCTCATACTCACACAATATTAAGATGACTAGGTATCAATAATTAATTTAGTcgtaaaatatttgattaaataataaataatatctgattaacACGTAATTCGAAATACGTGTTAAGGATAATGAAAATGTGTAATTCAACGATGTAACtttgaatatattaaatattaaattaataattatttttagtaaTGTAGCATTAACAAAAGTtacacatgagagagagagagagagagagagagagagatttcttAAACTAAAATAGTTAGTgtatagaaaatagaaataaatgtGTTTGCTCATTAACAcatgataattaattaatattttaacataaatgcaaaatttcTATGATGTGAAAGGCTAAATGAAGATAATTCCCAAGATTGTGCCACATGGTAAAACTTTAGATCACTATTACAACTCTTAGTATTACctagttttatatatagatacgTAGATTTagattaagattttcaaaaaaaaaaaaaaaaaaggattcttGATTGAATTTCcctttgaattatatatatacacacaccaaaaaaggagaaaaaaaagggaaattagTATGACCAAAGATGGAACAAATTAAACTTCTTTATCTAATGAGCATGCATAtagcatcactcaaatataGTTAGTAAGAAACTATAATGTACACCTGTCATCATCTAAATGTCTGAATACAAATCATTTGTCCCATCTAATTTCAGAAATAAGTTGTCACTTACAAGAAAACAAGTGGTAAAAACACTAATGTCTTTCAATCATAGTTGCCAAAGTTCTAATTTTGGGCCCATACAATGACACAATTGTCTCTTGCCTTATAAGTTACAATAGTACACTACCTCTTTTAATACTTACCTCTTTTAACAATTATTAAATACGTTTCTCCATTGTGTGAAAATGAAACCATGGGTCCGAAATTCAAATCTTATCAAAAGAAAAGCCCCCTTTAAATTTTATCTTgatatttatgagttatgactGGCATAGGATGGTATGGTACCAAATAATTGGATGCAAGAGAGGAGTGAATGAACAGTAACTGAGTTACTGAAGCCCAAAAAGCTTCTCATGCATGTGATCCAAATGGGGTAGTAAATCCACGTCTATTTTCATCATATAAAAAATTGGAGATGGAGGCAAACAACGACACTGACTTGAAGTTGGAGCTAGCTAGTAAGAAGTCACTACTCTCAATTCGATAGTGGAGTCAAAATATAActtaaaaactaaacaaatcaGTTCTACCAGAAAGATGTGAAGTCATGGTCCATATATAAAAATGGTGTTTTTCCCTCTCTGCGCGTGAACCCAGCTATCAACCTTTCTTTATTCCAATAAACCTTACTTTATTTCAAagtgtgggggtgggggtggaggtggtggtgcaGTTTTTGCTGATCTCTAGGCATTggattttctttgggtttcatttctttattgttgttttgtttgtttaggtGTGTGTTTGTGGTGTTGTGCTTTGCTTTTCCTAGTGTAGTAGAAAAACTAAGTACTACTACTCTTTGAGCTTGAGTTCGAAGCAAGAAAGCAAGTCACatagagagagagcgagagagagaaagagagacagagagagaggcTGCAAAACCCAATGATGCAAACCCGAGAAGAAAGGTTTCGAATTTGAGGCAAATGTCGTCGATGCTTAGCACGAGGCAATCCTTCTTCTTCTACAACCCCTcctcttcattctttttcttcttcttcttcttccttatcAACCTTCTCTACACCCCTGCCTTCACATCCAACCATGAAGCCTCCCTTCTATTCTCTTGGCTCCACAGCTCTGCATCAACACCACCTCCATTTTTCTCCAACTGGAACATACTTGACTCCAACCCATGTAATTGGACCTACATAAAATGTTCTTCCCAAGGTTTTGTCACCGACATTACTATACAATCTATCCAGCTTGAGCTTTCTTTGCCATTCAATCTCTCCTCTTTCCACTATCTTCAAAAACTTGTCATATCTGATGCCAATCTCACAGGGACTATCCCAGATGAGATTGGTGATTGTATGGGACTTACAACCATAGACCTTAGCTCAAATAGTCTTGCTGGTTCTATCCCTGCAAGCATAggcaagctcaaaagcctcaaAGACTTGATCTTGAGCTCCAACCAGCTCACTGGGAAAATCCCAGTTGAGCTAAGTGGCTGCACTAGCCTAAAGAACCTGCAGCTTTTTGATAATCAGCTAAGTGGGTCTATACCACCCGAGCTAGGCAAATTGGCAAGCCTTGAAGTTCTTCGAGCAGGTGGTAACAAAGACATTATTGGGAAAATCCCAGATGAGCTTGGAAATTGCAGCAATTTGAGAGTGCTGGGGCTGGCTGATAGCAGAGTTTCAGGCTCTTTACCAACCTCATTGGGTAGGCTTAGCAAGCTTCAGACTTTGTCAATATATACCACAATGGTCTCTGGTGAAATTCCTCCTGATATAGGTAACTGCTCTGAGCTCGTAAACTTGTTTCTTTATGAAAATAGTCTCTCTGGTCCAATACCACCAGAGCTTGGTAATCTCCAAAAACTGGAGCAGTTGATGTTGTGGAGGAATAATCTTGTTGGGGTTATCCCAAATGAGATTGGGAATTGTAGTAGCTTAAGAATGATTGATTTTTCACTGAATTCTCTATCGggaaccatacctttaactttAGGTGGCCTTTTGGAGCTTGAGGAGTTTATGATTAGTAATAACAATGTGTCGGGTTCAATACCCTCAAATCTTTCCAATGCTACAAATCTTGTACAGTTACAACTTGACACAAATCAGATCTCAGGTTTGATCCCACCAGAGCTTGGGGTGTTGTCAAAGCTCACTGTGTTATTGGCTTGGGACAACCAGCTAGAAGGAAGTATTCCTTCCACTTTGGGTGGCTGTAGTAATCTCCAAGCATTAGATTTGTCTCACAATTCACTCACTGGTAGCATTCCTCCTAGCTTATTTCAGCTCCAAAACCTCACAAAACTGCTATTGCTTTCCAATGATATTTCTGGTTCAATACCAATAGAAATTGGTAATTGCAGCTCTCTTGTGAGGCTGAGGCTTGGAAACAACAGGATTGCTGGTGGGATTCCTAACTCAATTGGTGGCCTTAGGAGTTTAAACTTTCTTGATATGTCTGGAAATCGTCTTTCTGGGTCGGTGCCAGATGAGATTGGAAGTTGCACAGAATTGCAAATGATAGACCTCAGCAACAATACTTTGGAAGGTCCTCTACCTAATTCATTGTCATCTCTATCTGAGCTCCAGGTCTTGGATGTTTCGTCTAATAGATTTTCAGGTCAGATTCCAGCAAGCTTGGGTCGTCTTGTCTCATTAAACAAGCTCATGCTAAGCAGGAATTCACTTTCTG
It encodes the following:
- the LOC126688467 gene encoding LRR receptor-like serine/threonine-protein kinase RGI1: MSSMLSTRQSFFFYNPSSSFFFFFFFFLINLLYTPAFTSNHEASLLFSWLHSSASTPPPFFSNWNILDSNPCNWTYIKCSSQGFVTDITIQSIQLELSLPFNLSSFHYLQKLVISDANLTGTIPDEIGDCMGLTTIDLSSNSLAGSIPASIGKLKSLKDLILSSNQLTGKIPVELSGCTSLKNLQLFDNQLSGSIPPELGKLASLEVLRAGGNKDIIGKIPDELGNCSNLRVLGLADSRVSGSLPTSLGRLSKLQTLSIYTTMVSGEIPPDIGNCSELVNLFLYENSLSGPIPPELGNLQKLEQLMLWRNNLVGVIPNEIGNCSSLRMIDFSLNSLSGTIPLTLGGLLELEEFMISNNNVSGSIPSNLSNATNLVQLQLDTNQISGLIPPELGVLSKLTVLLAWDNQLEGSIPSTLGGCSNLQALDLSHNSLTGSIPPSLFQLQNLTKLLLLSNDISGSIPIEIGNCSSLVRLRLGNNRIAGGIPNSIGGLRSLNFLDMSGNRLSGSVPDEIGSCTELQMIDLSNNTLEGPLPNSLSSLSELQVLDVSSNRFSGQIPASLGRLVSLNKLMLSRNSLSGSIPPSLGLCSSLQLLDLSSNELIGSIPMEVCQIEALEIALNLSCNGLTGTIPSKISALNKLSILDLSHNKLEGDLSPLSGLDNLVLLNVSYNNFTGYLPDNKLFRQLSPMDLAGNQGLCSNRESCFLSNDGKTGLTRNENYVRRSRKLKLAIALLVTLTVAMLVMGIFAVIRARRTIRDDDESELGDSWPWQFTPFQKLNFSVEQVLRCLVDANVIGKGCSGLVYRADMDNGEVIAVKKLWPSTMAGGNGCADDKCTVRDSFSTEVKTLGSIRHKNIVRFLGCCWNRNTKLLMYDYMPNGSLGSILHERTGNALEWELRYQILLGAAQGLAYLHHDCVPPIVHRDIKANNILIGLEFEPYIADFGLAKLVDDGDYARSSNTVAGSYGYIAPEYGYMMKITEKSDVYSYGVVVLEVLTGKQPIDPTIPDGIHLVDWVRQKRGGIEVLDPSLLSRSESEIEEMMQALGIALLCVNSSPDERPTMKDVAAMLKEIKHEREEYAKVDVLLKGSPANNVQENKNSSGVPATSSSRPAMQSLFPKSNNTSFSASSLFYSSSSSAKIGFK